A window of the Dongshaea marina genome harbors these coding sequences:
- a CDS encoding ABC transporter substrate-binding protein, producing the protein MLLTPNQRAAYHQVFKMFTDETGIRIKTVARVDKKYKESVYQWLTGDGYSPDILNWHTSKRLFYFASRKAILPINEMLKDPEFVGEFKHVLSNVIYEGDLYAVPTSYYHWGFLYKKSLVNAKGKVPQHWDEFIALCKQLKAEGVTPIGIGTKNLWPVAAWFDYINLRTNGLEFHQQLLNGKISFFDPRVRQVFSTWKQMIDSQFFLSNSDELRWDQVLPLLYRDKVAFNLIGNFATSKILETEVEQIGFMPFPKINDIPRYEEAPMDAFMVSAKTNRVKESILFLKFIAREDIQSLLNNGLGYLSPNIHSKSQGDRFLQQGAKLLKESQGVSQYFDRDTVPEFDVQAMPILVNFLHHPDIDTVTRQLEITRIKVFKPTN; encoded by the coding sequence GTGTTACTCACGCCGAATCAAAGAGCAGCCTATCACCAGGTATTTAAAATGTTTACCGATGAGACGGGGATCAGGATAAAGACAGTCGCCAGAGTCGATAAAAAATATAAAGAGAGCGTTTATCAATGGCTCACGGGGGATGGTTATTCGCCGGATATCCTGAATTGGCACACCTCAAAGCGGCTCTTCTACTTTGCAAGCCGAAAGGCGATTTTGCCGATCAATGAGATGCTCAAAGACCCGGAGTTTGTTGGTGAATTTAAGCATGTGCTGAGCAATGTCATTTATGAGGGGGATCTGTATGCGGTTCCAACTTCCTACTATCACTGGGGGTTCTTGTATAAGAAGTCTCTGGTGAATGCAAAAGGGAAAGTGCCTCAACACTGGGATGAATTCATCGCTCTTTGTAAGCAACTCAAGGCAGAGGGGGTGACCCCGATCGGCATAGGCACCAAAAATCTATGGCCGGTGGCAGCCTGGTTTGACTATATCAACCTTAGAACCAACGGGCTTGAGTTTCATCAGCAGCTGCTTAATGGAAAAATATCATTTTTTGATCCCAGGGTGAGGCAGGTATTCTCAACCTGGAAGCAGATGATCGATTCTCAATTTTTCCTGAGCAATAGCGATGAACTGCGTTGGGATCAGGTATTGCCACTTTTGTATCGAGATAAGGTTGCATTTAATCTCATCGGTAATTTCGCCACCTCAAAGATTCTTGAAACCGAGGTCGAGCAGATAGGATTTATGCCATTTCCAAAAATTAATGATATTCCTCGCTACGAAGAAGCGCCTATGGATGCATTCATGGTCTCCGCCAAGACCAACAGGGTCAAAGAGTCCATACTGTTTCTTAAATTTATTGCCCGGGAAGATATTCAGTCACTGCTAAATAATGGCCTTGGCTACCTGTCACCCAACATACACTCTAAGAGCCAGGGGGATAGGTTTTTACAGCAGGGGGCAAAGCTATTAAAAGAGAGCCAGGGGGTCTCCCAGTATTTTGACCGGGATACGGTTCCTGAGTTTGATGTTCAGGCGATGCCTATTTTGGTTAATTTTCTTCATCACCCTGATATAGATACGGTCACACGGCAGTTAGAGATCACCCGAATCAAGGTGTTTAAACCCACAAATTAA
- a CDS encoding efflux RND transporter periplasmic adaptor subunit — MMERPREHNILPGMSGRVALSIPQGTSGAIPKRAIIHDAGKTFVWQVNPQGMAHKKEILLDEHQHILSGLNDGDLIAISGVGELREGQRVRPWVKERGL; from the coding sequence GTGATGGAGCGCCCCAGGGAGCACAACATACTGCCGGGAATGTCTGGCCGGGTCGCTCTGTCGATTCCACAGGGAACATCGGGCGCCATTCCTAAACGTGCCATCATCCATGATGCCGGCAAGACTTTTGTCTGGCAGGTCAATCCTCAGGGGATGGCACATAAAAAAGAGATCCTGCTTGACGAGCATCAACACATTCTCTCAGGTCTAAACGATGGGGATCTGATCGCCATCTCGGGTGTCGGTGAGCTACGGGAAGGACAGAGAGTACGCCCCTGGGTAAAAGAGCGGGGACTTTAG
- a CDS encoding ABC transporter substrate-binding protein, translating into MGWLRLLGIILPLIFIMPHAWGEEPVKVAVILSKSGKVAYSNLKHLNAIRMAVEEINQNGGVLGKKIELLEIDNKSSASHSKIAAQKAVAENSIAVIGAAWSSHSLAMAPVLQQAGLPMISYYSTNPKVTQVGDYIFRACFMDLFQGEVLAKFAQQDLGAKKIIILTNVSDQYSIGLSRIFKENLNTHAVFEGSYLQGDTDFSALLEKVKGYEADLIFLPGHTKDSGRIIKQARNMGINAPFLGGDGWGLKMYKYGGQAIEGNYYSTHWHKDINTPQNQRFVKNFTILYGTPESNGSALAYDSVYLLADAIKRAGSLDRKQIRDALAETRDFKGATGTIRFNNNGDPQKSAVLLKFQDGGSVYFRTIDPS; encoded by the coding sequence ATGGGATGGCTACGCTTATTAGGGATCATTTTACCCCTCATCTTCATCATGCCTCATGCCTGGGGCGAAGAGCCGGTCAAGGTCGCGGTGATCCTCTCTAAGAGCGGCAAAGTTGCCTACTCAAATCTCAAGCATCTCAATGCCATCCGGATGGCAGTAGAGGAGATCAATCAAAACGGCGGAGTATTGGGCAAGAAGATTGAGCTGCTCGAGATAGACAATAAAAGCTCTGCGAGTCACTCCAAAATAGCCGCCCAAAAAGCGGTGGCAGAAAACAGCATTGCCGTGATTGGTGCAGCCTGGAGCTCCCACTCATTGGCGATGGCCCCGGTGCTTCAACAAGCCGGGCTCCCGATGATCAGCTATTACTCCACCAACCCTAAGGTCACCCAGGTTGGGGACTATATCTTCAGGGCCTGCTTCATGGATCTGTTTCAGGGAGAGGTTCTGGCTAAATTTGCTCAGCAGGACTTGGGCGCGAAAAAAATCATCATACTCACCAATGTCAGCGATCAATATAGTATCGGGCTGTCGAGGATCTTTAAGGAAAACCTCAATACCCATGCTGTGTTCGAGGGAAGCTACCTGCAGGGAGATACTGATTTCTCGGCGCTTCTGGAAAAAGTCAAAGGCTATGAGGCCGATCTCATCTTTCTGCCCGGACATACCAAGGATTCGGGACGAATCATAAAACAGGCTCGGAATATGGGGATTAATGCGCCATTTTTAGGAGGTGATGGCTGGGGCCTGAAGATGTATAAATATGGCGGACAGGCGATCGAAGGAAACTACTACTCAACCCACTGGCACAAGGATATCAATACCCCACAGAACCAGCGCTTCGTCAAAAACTTCACCATCCTCTATGGCACACCCGAATCCAACGGCTCGGCCCTGGCCTATGATTCGGTCTACCTGTTAGCAGATGCCATCAAGCGCGCCGGCTCCCTCGATCGCAAGCAAATTCGCGATGCCCTGGCCGAGACCCGGGACTTTAAGGGTGCAACCGGCACCATTCGCTTCAATAATAACGGCGATCCCCAAAAATCAGCGGTTCTTCTCAAGTTCCAGGATGGTGGATCCGTTTATTTTCGCACCATCGATCCCTCTTAA
- a CDS encoding efflux RND transporter periplasmic adaptor subunit: MRLGPLSILLSGLLLAACGDTTPQPQESLSRPVKLQAVSIGNSASLRHFPAVVEAGDKAVLAFRVSGQLKRVDARPGDLVTRGQILATLNEDELLLLVQQARANHDLARVKHQRNSELRKTNYVSEYDFDTSKAALKQARATLDKAKANLGYATLSAPYDGQISLSMVENFEYINAKQAVMHIQSANIINIVFELPSHLLPRVKESGSDLSPGFTLIP; the protein is encoded by the coding sequence ATGAGGCTAGGTCCCCTAAGCATACTCCTCTCAGGCCTGTTACTGGCTGCCTGTGGCGATACCACACCACAACCTCAGGAGAGCCTCTCACGCCCGGTAAAACTGCAGGCGGTGAGTATCGGTAATAGTGCATCCCTGCGTCATTTCCCTGCCGTCGTTGAAGCCGGAGATAAGGCGGTTCTGGCGTTCCGGGTGTCGGGTCAACTCAAGCGGGTCGACGCCAGACCCGGTGATCTGGTGACCCGCGGCCAGATATTGGCAACCCTGAATGAAGATGAACTGCTGCTGCTGGTTCAGCAGGCCAGAGCCAACCATGATCTGGCCCGGGTGAAACACCAGCGCAATAGCGAACTGCGCAAAACCAACTATGTCTCCGAATATGACTTCGACACCTCCAAGGCGGCTCTCAAGCAGGCCAGGGCCACACTGGATAAGGCCAAGGCCAATTTAGGCTATGCCACTTTGAGCGCCCCCTATGACGGACAGATCTCTTTATCCATGGTGGAAAATTTCGAGTACATCAATGCAAAACAAGCGGTGATGCATATTCAAAGCGCCAATATCATCAATATTGTCTTTGAACTTCCCTCACACCTGCTGCCCCGGGTTAAGGAGTCGGGCAGCGATCTCTCCCCCGGGTTCACCTTGATACCATAG
- a CDS encoding glutathione S-transferase — protein sequence MQSLPILYSFRRCPYAIRARLAILVSGIEVELREVVLADKPQQLLAISPKGTVPVLLTAEGTVIAESLEIMDWALKHNDPHQWQSHPGQTLIEHNDGEFKYDLDHYKYFDRYPEHPQSYYRTRAETFIQRLESRLETQDYLFAPHPARADMAIFPFIRQFANVEPNWFEQAGYPGVRRWLNSLIESPIFSQAMKKYSPWQSSEAGISFKGCRL from the coding sequence ATGCAGAGTCTACCGATCCTCTACTCTTTTCGCCGCTGTCCCTATGCTATCCGGGCAAGACTGGCGATCCTCGTCAGTGGAATTGAGGTTGAGCTTCGGGAGGTGGTGCTGGCAGATAAGCCGCAACAACTACTGGCGATCTCACCCAAAGGCACGGTGCCGGTTTTGTTGACAGCCGAGGGGACGGTGATTGCCGAGAGCCTTGAGATCATGGACTGGGCCCTGAAGCATAATGATCCTCATCAGTGGCAAAGCCACCCGGGGCAGACGCTCATCGAACACAATGATGGTGAATTCAAATACGACCTGGATCACTACAAGTATTTTGATCGCTACCCTGAGCACCCGCAGAGTTATTACCGAACCAGGGCCGAGACTTTTATCCAGCGCCTTGAGTCTCGCCTGGAGACTCAAGACTACCTGTTTGCCCCTCACCCTGCTCGTGCCGACATGGCGATATTTCCCTTTATCCGCCAATTTGCCAATGTCGAGCCCAACTGGTTTGAACAGGCGGGCTACCCCGGGGTGCGCCGCTGGTTGAACTCACTCATTGAAAGCCCCATCTTCAGCCAGGCGATGAAGAAATACTCCCCCTGGCAAAGCTCTGAAGCGGGGATCTCCTTTAAAGGTTGCAGGTTATGA
- a CDS encoding PadR family transcriptional regulator, protein MSRINKTQFAILGYISKHQPMSGYDIKRLLEKVAAFYWSESNSQIYPLLKKLLDQGMVTVEQQDSSRKKNLYRITELGREHLMQWLEEETEPQTFRNELLLKLSLSQHLSDQQTLEQMHYFSEQVTNKRRKLKKIQKHIREDHVGRADQKYLLMTYRYSELMLKAQQQWCEEVERELESGES, encoded by the coding sequence ATGTCCCGCATCAATAAAACCCAATTCGCCATCCTGGGATACATCAGCAAACATCAGCCGATGTCTGGCTATGACATCAAGCGATTGCTTGAAAAAGTCGCCGCCTTCTACTGGTCTGAGAGCAACTCACAGATCTACCCCCTGCTTAAGAAACTACTGGACCAGGGGATGGTTACGGTCGAACAGCAGGACTCAAGCAGAAAAAAGAACCTGTACCGGATCACTGAACTCGGACGAGAGCACCTGATGCAGTGGCTTGAGGAGGAGACCGAGCCGCAAACCTTTCGTAATGAGTTGCTGCTCAAGCTGAGTCTTTCTCAGCATCTCAGTGATCAGCAGACTCTGGAGCAGATGCACTATTTTTCAGAGCAGGTCACCAACAAGCGACGCAAGCTCAAAAAAATTCAAAAACATATCCGCGAAGACCATGTAGGGCGGGCGGATCAGAAGTATCTTTTGATGACCTACCGCTATTCAGAGCTAATGCTTAAAGCACAGCAGCAGTGGTGTGAAGAGGTGGAAAGAGAGCTTGAATCCGGGGAGTCATAA
- a CDS encoding YbaN family protein, producing the protein MNRGVRYALLALGWLSLGLGILGAILPLLPTTPFVLLAAWCFGRTSPRFHQWLQNHPRLGPFVKTWQQQGGVHRRTRNRALLLMWVSLVVSMLLLGRVWSTLLLIAVGLSVSAYLYKKTLPEEGPGGVVLD; encoded by the coding sequence ATGAACAGAGGCGTCCGTTATGCACTACTTGCCTTGGGGTGGCTGAGCCTTGGGCTTGGGATCCTGGGAGCCATATTGCCGCTGTTGCCGACAACTCCCTTTGTGCTGCTGGCGGCTTGGTGCTTTGGCCGCACCTCACCACGCTTTCATCAATGGCTGCAAAACCACCCCAGGTTAGGGCCCTTTGTGAAAACCTGGCAACAGCAGGGAGGGGTGCATCGAAGGACGCGCAATCGTGCCTTGCTCCTGATGTGGGTGAGCCTGGTTGTGTCTATGCTGCTTCTGGGGCGAGTCTGGTCCACTCTACTTTTGATCGCCGTGGGATTATCCGTGAGCGCCTACCTTTATAAAAAAACACTCCCCGAGGAGGGCCCCGGGGGAGTGGTTCTGGACTAG
- a CDS encoding acyl-[ACP]--phospholipid O-acyltransferase, producing the protein MRSLLRIRGALPFLVAVFMNAFVDLGHKIIIQNTVFKIYDGQHQIILTAIVNALILLPFILLLSPAGFMSDRFPKRTIMRLSAWAAVIFTLMITVSYYQGWFWCAFAMTLLLAVQSTIYSPAKFGFIKPLFGTSNLTVANGVTQAISIIAILAGTLVFSLLFEQHFPANADTKHQVLQAIAPLGWLLVINSLIELAMCYWLPDVEQGDPSQRFDWQRYRTGKLLTDNLKPVAKRPVIRLSIIGLATFWAIGQVLLAAFPEYDKSRFGVTNTLEIQAILACAGIGIAIGSALAGRLSKGLIETGLIPLGAVGVALGLYLLPLAASSWSQAVIFLWIGTMGGLFIVPLNALIQYHAAEHELGRVLAVNNWVQNIAMLAFLGLTVAFALMGVNSQHLLTIIAWVAVVGGAYTVFKLPQSMIRFVLAWLMSRVYQVRVQGLSELPNQGGVLLLGNHISWVDWAILQIASPRPIRFVMQKSIYERWYLKGFVKLLGCVPIDAGIGSRRSLKRVAELLDAGEVVCIFPEGAISRTGHLTAFRPGYQKAIQATQGKVKIVPFYLRGLWGSQFSRSSDRLKKLRKSGIRRELIVAFGTPLPKESSADTVKRRVFDLSVTSWQQYSNSLEGIGEAVIRSAKQVGSEMAIADSLGSELSAHRMLTGAITLKRRFKKLCPTQNIGLLLPTSAAGVLSNIAGVLAGKTLVNLNYTASLEALKNAADQAQLQGIFTSRRFVKKLSGRGMDLAPLFELYPAIYLEDLGKSISTREKLLTLLQVRLLPTSLLKALHLKRRPLDATAAILFSSGSEGTPKGVMLSQRNIMANVKQIADVLNTQDDDVVMSSLPLFHAFGLTVNQFLPLIEGLPLVAHADPTDGLGVAKAVARYRATLLCGTATFLRLYTQNRRIHPLMFDSLRYVVAGAEKLSPEIRNAFTAKFNKPLLEGYGTTETTPVASVNLPDALDINYWQVQLGGKLGTVGMPLPGTSFRIVDPESFEELATGEDGMILIGGAQVMQGYLNNPQQTAAVIKEIDGVRWYVTGDKGHLDSDGFLTIVDRYSRFAKIGGEMLSLGSIEQALRSLLEEGESELVAVNLPDAKKGEKIVLLHEGEINPDELKKAMQAAGHSPLMVPSHWFKVEQIPKLGSGKTDFGQAKALAQELLSDDQALLT; encoded by the coding sequence ATGAGATCACTTTTGCGTATTCGCGGCGCCCTGCCCTTTTTAGTCGCCGTCTTTATGAATGCCTTTGTTGACCTTGGTCACAAGATCATCATTCAAAATACCGTATTTAAAATCTACGATGGCCAACACCAGATCATACTGACCGCCATTGTCAACGCGCTGATCCTGCTTCCCTTCATTTTGCTGCTGTCGCCAGCGGGATTCATGTCCGATCGCTTTCCCAAGCGCACCATTATGCGCCTGAGTGCCTGGGCTGCCGTTATCTTTACCCTGATGATCACCGTCAGCTACTACCAGGGATGGTTCTGGTGCGCCTTTGCCATGACCCTGCTATTGGCTGTGCAATCCACCATCTACTCCCCGGCTAAATTTGGATTCATCAAGCCGCTGTTTGGCACCTCAAACCTGACCGTTGCCAACGGGGTCACCCAGGCGATCTCCATCATCGCCATTCTTGCCGGCACCCTGGTGTTCTCTTTGCTGTTTGAACAGCACTTTCCTGCGAATGCTGATACCAAACATCAGGTGCTGCAGGCCATTGCCCCACTGGGATGGCTGTTGGTTATTAACTCCCTGATTGAGCTTGCCATGTGCTACTGGCTACCGGATGTTGAGCAGGGGGATCCCAGTCAGCGCTTCGACTGGCAACGCTATCGCACAGGCAAGCTACTCACCGACAACCTTAAGCCTGTCGCCAAGCGTCCGGTGATCCGCCTGTCTATCATCGGCCTTGCAACCTTCTGGGCCATCGGCCAGGTCTTGCTGGCCGCCTTCCCCGAGTATGACAAGAGCCGCTTTGGGGTCACCAATACCCTGGAGATCCAGGCCATTTTAGCCTGCGCCGGCATCGGGATCGCGATCGGTAGTGCTCTGGCTGGCCGCCTGTCGAAGGGACTTATCGAAACCGGATTGATTCCACTGGGAGCCGTGGGTGTGGCCCTGGGACTCTACCTTCTTCCTCTGGCCGCAAGTAGCTGGAGCCAGGCGGTGATCTTTTTGTGGATTGGCACCATGGGTGGCTTGTTTATCGTCCCGCTCAACGCCCTTATCCAATATCACGCCGCCGAGCACGAGCTGGGACGGGTACTGGCCGTCAATAACTGGGTACAAAACATCGCCATGCTGGCGTTCCTGGGCCTGACGGTCGCCTTTGCCCTGATGGGCGTCAATAGCCAGCACCTGCTGACCATCATCGCCTGGGTTGCGGTCGTTGGAGGCGCCTATACGGTCTTCAAACTGCCGCAATCGATGATCCGCTTTGTGCTGGCCTGGCTGATGTCCCGGGTCTACCAGGTGCGGGTTCAGGGCCTCAGCGAGCTTCCAAACCAGGGCGGAGTTTTGCTGCTGGGCAATCATATCAGCTGGGTGGACTGGGCTATCCTGCAGATCGCCAGCCCTCGCCCCATCCGCTTCGTGATGCAAAAGAGCATCTATGAGCGCTGGTACCTCAAGGGGTTTGTGAAGCTGCTCGGATGTGTCCCTATCGATGCCGGGATCGGTAGCCGCCGCTCCCTCAAGCGGGTTGCCGAACTGCTGGATGCCGGTGAGGTGGTCTGTATCTTCCCGGAGGGAGCGATCAGCCGCACCGGACATCTGACCGCATTTCGTCCCGGTTACCAAAAGGCGATCCAGGCAACCCAGGGGAAAGTAAAAATTGTCCCCTTCTACCTGCGAGGCCTGTGGGGTAGCCAGTTTTCCCGCTCTTCGGATCGCCTGAAAAAACTGCGTAAAAGCGGGATCCGGCGCGAGTTGATCGTCGCTTTTGGAACCCCTCTGCCGAAAGAGAGCAGTGCCGATACGGTGAAGCGCCGGGTGTTCGATCTCTCCGTGACCTCCTGGCAGCAATACAGCAATAGCCTGGAAGGGATTGGTGAGGCGGTGATCCGCTCGGCCAAGCAGGTCGGCAGTGAGATGGCGATTGCCGACTCACTGGGGAGTGAGCTGTCGGCTCACCGAATGCTGACCGGGGCGATTACCCTCAAGCGGCGCTTTAAAAAGCTGTGCCCGACTCAGAATATCGGCCTGCTGCTTCCCACCAGCGCCGCTGGGGTGTTATCCAATATCGCAGGAGTGTTAGCGGGAAAGACCCTGGTCAATCTTAACTACACCGCCAGTCTTGAGGCTCTGAAAAATGCGGCGGATCAGGCTCAACTGCAAGGGATCTTTACCTCGCGTCGCTTCGTCAAAAAGCTCAGTGGTCGCGGCATGGATCTAGCGCCTTTGTTCGAGCTGTATCCGGCCATCTATCTTGAGGATCTGGGCAAGAGTATCTCCACCCGGGAGAAACTGCTCACCCTGCTCCAGGTCCGCTTGCTGCCGACATCCCTGCTCAAGGCGCTGCATCTCAAGCGCCGCCCTCTGGATGCGACGGCGGCAATCCTCTTCTCCTCCGGCAGTGAAGGAACACCCAAGGGTGTCATGCTCAGCCAGCGCAACATCATGGCCAACGTCAAGCAGATCGCCGATGTGCTCAACACCCAGGATGATGATGTGGTGATGTCGAGCCTGCCGCTGTTCCACGCCTTTGGCCTGACGGTAAACCAGTTTCTGCCGCTGATCGAGGGTCTGCCTTTGGTAGCCCATGCCGATCCGACCGATGGTCTGGGTGTTGCCAAGGCGGTCGCTCGCTACCGCGCCACCCTGCTGTGTGGCACCGCGACCTTCCTGAGGCTCTATACCCAAAATCGCCGGATCCACCCGCTGATGTTCGATAGCCTGCGCTACGTGGTCGCCGGTGCGGAGAAACTCAGTCCCGAGATCCGCAACGCTTTTACCGCCAAGTTTAATAAGCCCCTGCTGGAAGGCTATGGCACCACGGAAACCACCCCGGTGGCCAGTGTCAACCTGCCCGATGCGCTGGATATTAACTATTGGCAGGTGCAGCTCGGAGGCAAACTGGGTACTGTGGGGATGCCGCTGCCGGGAACCAGTTTCCGGATCGTCGATCCCGAGAGCTTTGAAGAGCTAGCCACCGGAGAGGATGGGATGATCCTGATTGGAGGCGCCCAGGTGATGCAGGGATACCTGAACAACCCGCAGCAGACCGCTGCCGTGATCAAGGAGATCGATGGGGTTCGCTGGTATGTGACCGGAGATAAGGGGCACCTGGACTCCGATGGCTTCCTGACCATAGTGGATCGCTACTCCCGCTTCGCCAAAATCGGCGGGGAGATGCTTAGCCTGGGTAGCATAGAGCAGGCCCTGCGCTCTTTACTTGAAGAGGGTGAGAGCGAGCTGGTCGCGGTTAATCTTCCCGATGCCAAAAAAGGCGAAAAGATCGTATTGCTGCATGAGGGTGAGATAAACCCGGATGAGCTTAAAAAAGCGATGCAGGCCGCCGGCCACAGCCCCTTGATGGTGCCAAGCCACTGGTTCAAGGTCGAACAAATTCCTAAGCTCGGATCAGGCAAAACTGACTTTGGTCAGGCCAAGGCGCTGGCGCAGGAGTTACTGAGCGACGACCAGGCTTTGTTGACATAA
- a CDS encoding polysaccharide deacetylase family protein, which translates to MSDGLQAAGITGRNLLGYGPEQFDPRWPQGARIAVNFVLNYEEGAERNILLGDSQSEDYLCDLPGVTALPGQRNLSCESLFEYGARSGIWRLLRLFDDKAIPVTLFATGLALELNPMLCEYLKSTPHEVAGHGYRWISYRDFSKADERVHFEKTLEIIQSRTQKTVSGWYTGRRSPFTRELALEFGMRYDSESYGDDLPYWLELPECSPHLVIPIPWIAMICVIAPLPDGARERIFWLI; encoded by the coding sequence ATGAGTGATGGGCTGCAGGCAGCTGGGATAACCGGGCGTAATCTTCTGGGCTATGGCCCCGAACAATTTGATCCTCGCTGGCCGCAAGGGGCAAGGATTGCGGTCAATTTTGTCCTTAACTATGAGGAGGGAGCGGAACGCAATATCTTACTGGGAGATAGCCAGTCGGAGGATTATCTTTGCGATCTTCCGGGAGTCACAGCCTTACCTGGCCAGAGGAACCTCTCCTGTGAGTCGCTGTTTGAGTATGGGGCCCGCAGTGGGATTTGGCGCTTGCTGCGGTTATTTGATGACAAAGCGATTCCTGTGACTCTGTTTGCCACCGGGCTGGCGCTGGAGCTTAACCCCATGCTTTGTGAGTACCTAAAAAGCACTCCTCATGAGGTTGCTGGCCATGGATACCGCTGGATTAGCTACCGGGATTTCTCCAAAGCCGATGAAAGAGTGCACTTTGAGAAGACCCTGGAGATCATCCAAAGCAGGACTCAAAAAACCGTATCCGGTTGGTATACGGGGCGGCGCAGCCCCTTTACCCGAGAGCTGGCGCTCGAGTTCGGCATGCGCTACGACAGTGAGAGTTACGGCGATGATCTTCCTTATTGGCTTGAGCTGCCGGAGTGTTCGCCCCATCTGGTGATCCCTATACCCTGGATTGCAATGATATGCGTTATTGCACCTCTCCCGGATGGAGCTCGGGAGAGGATTTTCTGGCTTATCTAA
- a CDS encoding efflux RND transporter periplasmic adaptor subunit, with amino-acid sequence MKNSAGILIALLSLLLHGCDKQANDPRSIIQPVNVVTVTKAKTTPLLKFPAITVAADRSILSFRIPGEIVRILVQAGDKVKEGQLLAQLDPRDYRLELDDAQAKYNSARSLYLRSSKLVDKGFIPKSKFDELKAEYLITQANLDLAKLRLSFTRLTAPFDGIISRIPVNAFENIQVGQTVMNIHNASHVDIQIQAPDLLYSRNESIRVTRKHPGAKVILPDGTSHRLTELKEFTTEPDPEFGSFLVLMTMPMPEDRLLLDGMSVEVLVDAQKYKIYKEGEVIIPIEAIINPDGQSLDIDEKYVWVVDENNKVSKRQIATDRVVPQGVRLLSGLKEGETIVVAGGNRLSSGQEVRIVHREVEPS; translated from the coding sequence ATGAAAAACTCAGCTGGCATTCTCATCGCTCTCCTTTCTCTGCTTCTTCATGGCTGTGACAAGCAAGCAAACGATCCCAGAAGCATCATCCAGCCGGTTAATGTGGTGACTGTCACTAAGGCAAAAACAACCCCGCTGCTTAAGTTTCCCGCGATCACGGTTGCAGCGGATCGCTCCATCCTGTCATTTCGGATCCCGGGAGAGATTGTCCGGATTTTGGTTCAAGCCGGTGACAAAGTGAAAGAAGGGCAGCTCCTCGCCCAGCTCGACCCAAGGGATTATCGGCTGGAGCTGGATGATGCCCAGGCAAAATATAACTCGGCGCGCAGCCTCTATCTGCGTTCATCCAAACTTGTGGACAAGGGGTTTATTCCCAAATCTAAATTTGACGAGCTCAAGGCCGAATATCTCATCACCCAGGCGAACCTGGATCTGGCGAAGCTCCGGCTCTCTTTTACCCGACTGACCGCGCCCTTTGATGGCATCATCTCGCGGATCCCGGTCAATGCGTTTGAAAATATCCAGGTTGGGCAGACCGTGATGAATATACACAACGCCAGCCATGTCGATATTCAGATCCAGGCGCCGGATCTGCTCTACTCGAGAAATGAGAGTATCCGGGTCACCCGCAAACATCCGGGAGCGAAGGTGATACTGCCGGACGGCACCAGCCACCGGCTCACCGAGCTCAAGGAGTTCACCACCGAGCCGGATCCTGAGTTTGGCTCATTCCTGGTCCTGATGACCATGCCGATGCCAGAAGATCGGCTGCTGCTTGATGGCATGTCGGTCGAGGTCCTGGTCGATGCCCAGAAATACAAAATCTACAAGGAGGGTGAGGTGATCATCCCCATCGAAGCGATCATCAACCCCGATGGCCAATCACTGGATATAGATGAAAAGTATGTCTGGGTGGTCGACGAAAACAACAAGGTTAGCAAACGACAGATAGCAACCGACCGGGTGGTGCCACAGGGGGTCCGGTTACTCTCGGGCCTCAAAGAGGGCGAAACCATAGTGGTTGCAGGAGGCAACCGCCTGAGCTCGGGGCAAGAGGTCAGGATCGTTCACAGGGAGGTTGAGCCATCATGA